Proteins encoded by one window of Blautia luti:
- a CDS encoding UDP-N-acetylmuramoyl-tripeptide--D-alanyl-D-alanine ligase has translation MKNLTLEHIAQVCNGTYYGPEGKKQEEVQSIITDSRKAESGCLFVPIVGERVDAHKFIPQVMEAGALATLSERLLENADFPYILVESSLQAVKNIAEFYLKQLNIPVVGITGSVGKTSTKEVIASVLSQKYRTLKTQGNFNNELGLPLTVFRLRDEDEIAVLEMGISDFGEMTRLAKIARPDTCVITNIGTCHLENLGDRDGVLKAKTEIFKYLKPEGHIVLNGDDDKLSTVTEYEGIRSVFFGMRGNCQVYGDEIVSRGLKGMTCTIHLGETAFSVDIPMPGRHMVYNALAAAAIGNIYGLTTEQIKAGIESLEPISGRFRMIETEKFLIVDDCYNANPMSMKASLDVLKDGAGRRVAVLGDMGELGTNEVQLHEEVGEHAGKCGIDVLICAGPLCRHMAEKAASVNPSLKVIYEQDRDSLMEHLQDYVQPGDTILIKASHFMKFEEAVEKLQNM, from the coding sequence ATGAAAAATTTAACTTTGGAACATATTGCCCAGGTCTGCAATGGAACCTATTACGGACCGGAAGGGAAGAAACAGGAAGAAGTACAGTCCATTATCACAGACAGCAGAAAGGCAGAAAGCGGATGCCTTTTTGTACCTATCGTGGGAGAGCGTGTGGATGCACATAAATTTATCCCCCAGGTGATGGAAGCAGGAGCACTTGCCACCCTTTCTGAAAGACTGCTGGAGAATGCAGACTTTCCATATATTCTGGTAGAGTCCTCCCTCCAGGCTGTGAAGAATATTGCAGAATTTTATCTGAAACAGCTTAACATTCCGGTAGTGGGAATCACCGGAAGTGTGGGAAAGACCAGTACCAAGGAAGTGATCGCTTCCGTGCTCAGCCAGAAATACCGCACTCTGAAAACACAGGGAAACTTTAACAATGAGCTGGGTCTGCCTCTGACTGTATTCAGACTGAGAGACGAGGATGAGATCGCAGTTCTGGAGATGGGAATCAGTGATTTCGGAGAAATGACAAGATTGGCAAAGATTGCCAGACCGGATACCTGCGTGATCACGAATATCGGAACCTGTCATCTGGAGAATCTGGGAGACAGAGACGGTGTACTGAAAGCGAAGACCGAAATTTTCAAATATCTGAAGCCGGAAGGACACATTGTATTGAACGGTGATGATGACAAGCTTTCCACTGTCACAGAATATGAAGGCATCCGTTCTGTATTCTTTGGCATGAGGGGGAATTGTCAGGTTTACGGAGATGAGATCGTCAGCAGAGGATTAAAAGGAATGACCTGCACCATCCATCTGGGAGAAACTGCATTCTCTGTAGATATCCCCATGCCGGGCCGCCATATGGTCTACAATGCGCTGGCTGCAGCAGCTATCGGAAATATCTACGGACTGACCACAGAGCAGATCAAGGCAGGCATCGAAAGCCTGGAGCCTATCAGCGGCCGTTTCCGCATGATCGAGACAGAGAAGTTTCTGATCGTAGATGACTGCTATAATGCCAATCCTATGTCCATGAAAGCATCTCTGGATGTACTGAAAGACGGTGCAGGACGAAGAGTCGCTGTGTTGGGAGATATGGGAGAACTGGGAACCAATGAAGTACAGCTTCATGAAGAAGTTGGAGAACATGCCGGAAAATGCGGCATCGATGTACTGATCTGTGCCGGACCTCTGTGCAGGCACATGGCAGAAAAAGCTGCCAGCGTAAATCCATCTCTGAAGGTGATCTATGAACAGGACAGAGACAGCCTCATGGAGCATCTGCAGGATTATGTGCAGCCGGGCGATACCATTCTGATAAAAGCGTCCCACTTTATGAAATTCGAAGAGGCAGTGGAGAAGCTGCAGAACATGTAA
- a CDS encoding D-alanine--D-alanine ligase family protein, with protein MKIVVLAGGTSTERTISIVSGTGICKALRQKGHQAVLADIFCGVENVDWEDPFPQEYDVDAASAYMSGFNDKIEEMKKERRSFFGPNILQLCEQADVVFLGLHGANGEDGKVQAAFDLMGIRYTGTGYLSSAMAMDKGITKQMFLMNNVPTPRGTSMLKSEMTTDIKALGMDFPVVVKTCCGGSSVGVYIANDQAEYEQALKDAYSYENEVVIEEYIKGREFSVAVVDGKAYPIIEIAPLQGFYDYKNKYQAGSTVETCPAELSPELTAKMQHYAEAGAKALFMEGYCRLDFMMKENGDMYCLEANTLPGMTPTSLIPQEAKVLGIDYPTLCEKLIEVSMKKYQ; from the coding sequence ATGAAGATAGTGGTATTGGCAGGCGGAACAAGTACAGAGCGTACGATCTCTATCGTATCAGGTACAGGAATCTGCAAGGCTTTGCGCCAGAAAGGACATCAGGCAGTTCTGGCAGATATTTTCTGCGGAGTGGAGAATGTAGACTGGGAGGATCCTTTCCCACAGGAATATGATGTAGATGCAGCTTCTGCATATATGTCTGGATTTAATGATAAGATCGAAGAGATGAAGAAAGAAAGAAGAAGTTTCTTCGGACCGAATATCCTGCAGTTATGTGAGCAGGCAGACGTGGTATTCCTTGGACTTCACGGAGCCAACGGAGAAGACGGTAAGGTTCAGGCAGCATTTGACCTGATGGGAATCCGCTATACAGGAACAGGATACTTAAGCAGTGCCATGGCTATGGACAAGGGAATCACCAAGCAGATGTTCCTGATGAACAATGTGCCGACTCCACGTGGAACTTCCATGCTGAAATCTGAGATGACTACAGACATTAAAGCATTGGGAATGGATTTCCCTGTAGTAGTAAAAACCTGCTGCGGTGGATCCAGCGTAGGTGTTTACATTGCCAATGACCAGGCTGAATATGAGCAGGCCCTGAAAGATGCATATTCCTATGAGAACGAGGTTGTCATTGAGGAATATATCAAAGGCCGTGAGTTCTCAGTAGCCGTTGTTGACGGAAAGGCCTATCCGATTATTGAGATCGCGCCTCTTCAGGGATTCTATGACTATAAGAACAAGTATCAGGCAGGTTCTACAGTTGAGACCTGTCCGGCAGAACTTTCCCCTGAACTTACTGCGAAAATGCAGCACTATGCAGAAGCCGGTGCGAAAGCTTTATTTATGGAAGGCTACTGCCGTCTTGACTTTATGATGAAAGAGAACGGAGATATGTACTGTCTAGAGGCAAATACTCTTCCGGGCATGACACCTACCAGCCTGATCCCACAGGAAGCGAAAGTTCTGGGAATTGATTATCCAACTCTGTGCGAGAAACTGATCGAAGTGTCCATGAAGAAATATCAGTAG
- a CDS encoding L,D-transpeptidase family protein — protein sequence MSTRKKIMISLIVLLLVLTGGAYGYGVWYFTGHFLPGSMVNGFNCSYMTVDESEALLSKKAGAGVLAIETRNNGQESITAQQVELSYASDGSIKKLMRDQDRFIWFLAFNQEQIYTVSSAIQYDEQEMQAAISGLKCMQTGQDPVDAHIDEQNDKFVIIPEEEGNALDPEKTSQAVIQAFVTGQTSLDLEAEGCYKEPAVRQDDEMLIRNCEQINKLTDVVITYDFDDRTETVDKEVIRDWLKKNKKGDYTLDKKQVSAYVSELAEKYDTVGQERTFHTYDGREITLNEGTYGWEINQEAEVKELISLIKKGKTLVREPVYSQEGLCRKINDIGYTYIEIDLTGQRMVFYNNGVPAADAPIVSGNPYVPNCATPTGCYTVGEKKSGYMVTGEDYPSGVNYWIQFYGNLGINDATWRGSFGEQLYEFEGTNGSICAPADQVQIIYNSVEENTPVVIY from the coding sequence ATGAGTACCCGAAAAAAGATTATGATCAGCCTGATCGTGCTCCTGCTGGTACTGACAGGGGGAGCCTACGGATATGGCGTCTGGTATTTCACCGGTCATTTCCTGCCGGGATCTATGGTAAATGGTTTTAACTGTTCTTATATGACAGTGGATGAATCGGAGGCACTTCTTTCAAAAAAGGCAGGAGCCGGTGTGCTGGCCATAGAAACCCGTAATAATGGACAGGAGAGCATTACCGCACAGCAGGTGGAGTTAAGCTATGCTTCTGACGGCAGTATTAAGAAGCTTATGAGAGACCAGGATCGTTTTATCTGGTTCCTGGCATTTAATCAGGAACAGATCTATACCGTATCTTCTGCGATCCAGTATGATGAACAGGAAATGCAGGCAGCTATCAGTGGCCTGAAATGTATGCAGACAGGCCAGGATCCGGTGGATGCACATATTGATGAGCAGAATGATAAATTTGTCATCATACCGGAAGAAGAAGGCAATGCACTGGACCCGGAAAAAACTTCCCAGGCTGTCATTCAGGCATTTGTTACAGGGCAGACCTCCCTGGATCTGGAAGCAGAAGGCTGCTATAAAGAACCGGCAGTACGCCAGGATGACGAAATGCTGATCCGCAACTGTGAGCAGATCAACAAGCTGACAGATGTGGTGATCACCTATGATTTCGATGACAGAACGGAAACTGTGGACAAAGAAGTGATCCGGGACTGGCTGAAAAAGAATAAAAAAGGCGACTACACACTGGACAAAAAGCAGGTATCTGCCTATGTCAGCGAACTGGCAGAGAAATATGATACAGTAGGACAGGAAAGAACCTTTCATACTTATGACGGCAGAGAGATCACTCTGAACGAAGGAACCTATGGCTGGGAGATCAATCAGGAAGCAGAAGTAAAAGAATTGATCAGCCTGATCAAAAAGGGGAAAACTCTGGTCAGGGAACCGGTTTATTCCCAGGAAGGTCTCTGCAGAAAGATAAATGATATCGGATATACGTATATAGAGATTGACCTGACAGGGCAGAGGATGGTATTCTATAACAATGGAGTACCTGCTGCAGATGCCCCCATTGTTTCCGGCAATCCTTATGTGCCCAACTGTGCTACTCCTACAGGATGTTATACAGTAGGAGAGAAAAAGTCGGGATATATGGTGACCGGCGAAGATTACCCTTCCGGTGTGAACTACTGGATCCAGTTTTATGGAAATCTGGGGATCAACGATGCAACATGGAGAGGAAGTTTCGGAGAACAGCTTTATGAGTTCGAGGGAACCAACGGCAGTATCTGTGCACCGGCAGACCAGGTACAGATCATTTACAACAGTGTAGAAGAGAATACACCGGTTGTCATTTACTAA
- a CDS encoding aminotransferase yields the protein MKKYSDMSKEELLALKAQLDKEYADIKAQGLALDMSRGKPAADQLDLSMNLMDVLNSDSDLKCETGVDCRNYGVIDGIPEAKRLLGEMSEVDPDHIIIYGNSSLNVMFDSIARSMTHGVMGNTPWCKLDKVKFLCPVPGYDRHFKITEFFGIEMINVPMTPQGPDMDMVEKLVSEDAAIKGIWCVPKYSNPQGYTYSRETVERFARLKPAAPDFRIYWDNAYSIHHLYDDNQDFLVEILEECEKAGNPDIVYKFTSTSKVSFPGSGIAAVAASKANLEDFRSYMQIQTIGHDKLNQLRHVRFFKDLNGLHEHMRKHANIIRPKFELVLDTLEKELGGLGIGEWTKPHGGYFISFDSMEGCAKAIVAKAKEAGVVLTGAGATYPYGKDPKDSNIRIAPSFPTLEDLGKAAEVFVLCVKLTSVEKLLENA from the coding sequence ATGAAAAAATACAGCGACATGAGCAAAGAAGAACTGCTTGCACTGAAAGCACAGCTGGATAAAGAATATGCAGATATCAAAGCACAGGGATTAGCTCTGGACATGTCACGTGGAAAACCAGCCGCAGACCAGCTCGACCTTTCCATGAACCTGATGGACGTATTAAACAGCGACTCAGACCTGAAATGCGAAACAGGCGTAGACTGCCGTAACTACGGTGTCATCGACGGAATCCCGGAAGCCAAACGTCTTCTCGGCGAAATGTCTGAAGTAGATCCTGACCACATCATCATCTACGGAAACTCCAGCCTGAATGTCATGTTCGACAGCATCGCACGTTCCATGACTCACGGCGTAATGGGAAACACTCCATGGTGTAAACTTGATAAAGTAAAATTCCTCTGTCCTGTACCAGGATATGACCGTCATTTCAAGATCACAGAATTCTTCGGAATCGAGATGATCAATGTCCCAATGACACCACAGGGACCAGACATGGATATGGTAGAGAAACTTGTCAGCGAAGACGCAGCTATCAAAGGAATCTGGTGCGTACCGAAATACTCCAACCCACAGGGCTACACATATTCCAGAGAAACAGTAGAACGTTTCGCAAGACTGAAACCTGCAGCACCTGATTTCCGTATCTACTGGGACAACGCATACAGCATCCATCATCTCTATGATGACAACCAGGACTTCCTTGTAGAAATCCTCGAAGAATGCGAGAAAGCAGGCAACCCTGATATCGTATATAAATTCACATCAACATCCAAAGTAAGCTTCCCGGGATCTGGTATCGCAGCAGTTGCAGCATCCAAAGCAAACCTGGAAGATTTCCGCAGCTACATGCAGATCCAGACCATCGGACATGACAAATTAAATCAGTTACGTCACGTAAGATTTTTCAAAGACCTCAACGGACTGCATGAACACATGAGAAAACACGCAAACATCATCCGCCCGAAATTCGAACTGGTACTGGATACACTTGAAAAAGAACTGGGCGGCCTGGGAATCGGTGAGTGGACCAAACCGCACGGCGGATATTTCATCTCCTTCGATTCTATGGAAGGATGTGCGAAAGCGATCGTAGCCAAAGCAAAAGAAGCAGGTGTTGTTCTTACAGGAGCAGGCGCAACTTATCCATATGGAAAAGACCCGAAAGACTCCAACATCCGTATTGCACCAAGCTTCCCGACTCTGGAAGACCTTGGAAAAGCAGCAGAAGTATTTGTACTCTGCGTAAAACTTACAAGTGTGGAGAAACTTCTGGAAAACGCGTGA
- a CDS encoding phosphodiester glycosidase family protein: protein MKKTRISRKWLLLLILFLFCTAGSTVHTVSVQAAAYVRQEATSVSITSKKTGWRKIHGAYYFYNSKGRMICGSFKYKGHYYYCTANGKRFTGWLKRSGKKYYYSRKNGAMYRNRWSIGTKYRYYFNKSGVAIAGRWLKYKGKKYYFLKNSTMATGWHKIKGHYYYFKAPKGALVTSSKVGKYYVNSKGQRYKKSSSGGKPKVTHKGNTYTYKSSTLDITLKKKSTHGISYWVAHIKTSGPGQLKSALSYGTYGGDRQTTSSAVSSNGGVIGVNGSAFDYSTGQPSPLGMCIKNGKLYGDYTTSYSVMAVKKNGTIYTPKQGLSGKKLLKAGVKDTYNFGPVLIQKGEAQLPWAETEKYYPRTAVGMVKPNDYVLLVTNTGSYNGLNHWDMVNIFQSYNCKYAYNLDGGGSATLYFNGKVMNKLIDDVERPCADFLYFTR from the coding sequence ATGAAAAAAACGCGGATTTCCCGGAAATGGTTGCTGCTGCTTATCCTGTTCTTATTTTGTACAGCGGGAAGCACAGTTCATACAGTTTCCGTACAGGCTGCCGCCTATGTCAGGCAGGAAGCCACTTCTGTCAGCATCACATCGAAGAAAACAGGATGGCGCAAGATCCATGGAGCCTATTATTTCTACAATTCCAAGGGGCGGATGATCTGCGGTTCTTTTAAATACAAAGGACACTATTATTACTGCACTGCCAATGGTAAACGTTTCACCGGATGGCTGAAGCGTTCCGGCAAAAAATACTACTACAGCCGTAAAAACGGAGCCATGTACCGGAACCGCTGGTCTATCGGCACGAAATACCGGTACTATTTTAACAAATCCGGTGTAGCCATCGCTGGCAGGTGGCTGAAATATAAAGGAAAAAAATACTATTTTCTTAAGAATTCCACTATGGCAACAGGCTGGCATAAGATAAAAGGCCATTACTATTACTTCAAAGCCCCCAAGGGTGCTCTTGTCACCAGCTCCAAGGTGGGAAAATATTATGTAAACAGCAAGGGCCAGCGCTATAAAAAATCTTCATCCGGCGGCAAACCAAAGGTAACCCACAAAGGAAATACCTACACGTATAAAAGCAGTACTCTGGACATCACATTAAAGAAAAAGAGTACCCACGGCATTTCCTATTGGGTGGCACATATAAAAACTTCAGGCCCGGGACAGCTGAAATCAGCCTTATCTTACGGCACTTACGGTGGTGACAGGCAGACCACTTCCTCTGCCGTTTCTTCCAATGGAGGGGTGATCGGGGTAAACGGCAGTGCCTTCGATTATTCCACAGGCCAGCCGTCACCTCTTGGAATGTGTATTAAGAATGGCAAGCTTTACGGAGATTACACCACCAGCTATTCCGTAATGGCAGTGAAGAAAAACGGAACTATCTACACACCGAAACAGGGGCTCTCCGGAAAGAAACTCCTGAAGGCCGGAGTAAAGGACACTTACAATTTCGGTCCTGTACTGATCCAGAAAGGGGAAGCACAGCTGCCCTGGGCAGAAACGGAGAAATATTATCCGCGGACTGCCGTAGGGATGGTGAAGCCAAATGATTATGTACTTCTGGTCACCAATACCGGAAGTTATAACGGGCTGAACCACTGGGATATGGTAAATATCTTCCAGTCCTATAACTGCAAATATGCCTATAATCTGGACGGAGGCGGATCTGCCACTTTATATTTTAACGGTAAAGTCATGAACAAGCTGATCGATGATGTGGAAAGACCCTGTGCGGATTTCCTGTATTTCACTCGTTGA
- a CDS encoding YitT family protein, whose translation MKELNLKHEAKRYGCAILAATIMALNIKTFVRAGGLFPGGFTGLTLLLQSIFQTFAGIAVPYTLINVTLNSIPVFIGLKFIGKKFTISSVCVIVLSGLLTDIIPSQPITYDTLLISIFGGLINGLCISLCLIGNTSTGGTDFIAIYFSEKSGRDIWNYILCGNAVILTVAGLLFGWDRALYSIIFQFTSTQVIQMLNQRYKKHTLFIITKEPYQIYEEIFKLTNHTATRFEGTGCYTDEKTSMIYSVVSTEEAKYLVKKVHEIDPKAFVNIIKTDYINGRFYQKTDY comes from the coding sequence ATGAAAGAACTTAATTTAAAACATGAAGCCAAACGTTACGGCTGTGCAATTCTGGCTGCAACGATCATGGCGTTGAATATTAAAACTTTTGTACGTGCAGGTGGACTTTTTCCCGGCGGCTTTACGGGACTGACACTGTTGCTCCAGAGTATCTTTCAGACTTTTGCAGGAATTGCCGTTCCTTATACGCTGATCAATGTAACACTGAACTCCATTCCTGTATTTATCGGCCTGAAATTTATCGGAAAGAAATTTACCATCAGTTCTGTCTGTGTCATTGTACTTTCCGGTCTGCTTACAGATATTATCCCAAGTCAGCCCATCACCTACGATACGCTGCTGATCAGTATCTTCGGAGGTCTGATCAATGGTTTATGTATCAGTCTCTGCCTGATCGGTAATACAAGTACCGGGGGAACGGACTTTATCGCCATTTACTTTTCAGAGAAGAGCGGCAGGGATATCTGGAATTATATTCTGTGTGGAAACGCAGTGATTCTGACAGTGGCAGGTCTGCTCTTCGGATGGGACAGAGCACTGTACTCCATTATTTTCCAGTTCACCTCTACCCAGGTGATCCAGATGCTGAACCAGAGATATAAGAAACATACATTGTTTATTATTACGAAGGAACCTTACCAGATTTATGAAGAAATTTTTAAACTGACTAACCACACAGCTACCAGATTCGAGGGAACCGGCTGTTACACCGATGAAAAGACCAGCATGATTTATTCAGTAGTTTCCACAGAAGAAGCGAAATATCTGGTAAAGAAGGTTCATGAGATCGACCCGAAAGCATTCGTAAATATCATCAAGACAGACTACATAAACGGAAGATTCTACCAGAAAACCGATTATTAA
- a CDS encoding class I SAM-dependent methyltransferase — MWIADGWKEYEVIDTSCGEKLERWGDYLLVRPDPQVIWDTPKTNKGWKHMNGHYHRSKKGGGEWEFFDLPEQWDIHYKDLTFHLKPFSFKHTGLFPEQATNWDWFGNKIRNAGRPVKVLNLFAYTGGATLAAAAAGASVTHVDASKGMVTWAKENAVASGLGDAPIRWLVDDCVKFVEREIRRGNHYDAIIMDPPSYGRGPKGEIWKIEDCIHDLIKLCTKLLSDDPLFFLINSYTTGLAPAVLTYMLSTELKKFDGHVDSQEIGLPVSSNGLVLPCGASGRWEAK, encoded by the coding sequence ATGTGGATTGCAGACGGATGGAAAGAATATGAAGTGATCGATACTTCCTGTGGGGAGAAGCTGGAACGCTGGGGTGATTACCTTCTGGTGCGTCCGGACCCGCAGGTGATCTGGGATACACCGAAGACGAATAAAGGCTGGAAACATATGAATGGTCATTACCACAGAAGTAAGAAAGGCGGCGGAGAATGGGAGTTCTTTGATCTGCCGGAGCAGTGGGATATTCATTATAAGGATCTGACTTTCCATCTGAAACCGTTTAGCTTTAAGCACACAGGCCTGTTTCCGGAGCAGGCGACCAACTGGGACTGGTTTGGTAATAAGATCCGTAATGCAGGACGTCCGGTAAAAGTCCTGAACCTTTTTGCCTATACAGGCGGTGCTACCCTGGCAGCAGCTGCAGCAGGGGCTTCTGTTACTCATGTAGATGCGTCCAAGGGTATGGTTACCTGGGCGAAGGAAAACGCAGTTGCTTCCGGACTGGGAGATGCGCCCATCCGCTGGCTGGTGGATGATTGTGTGAAGTTTGTGGAGCGTGAGATCCGCAGAGGAAATCATTACGATGCGATCATTATGGACCCACCTTCCTATGGTCGTGGACCGAAAGGCGAGATCTGGAAGATTGAGGATTGTATCCATGATCTGATCAAGCTGTGTACAAAGCTCCTCAGCGATGATCCGTTATTTTTCCTGATCAATTCTTATACAACCGGTCTGGCACCGGCAGTGCTGACTTATATGCTTTCCACAGAGCTGAAGAAATTTGACGGCCATGTGGATTCTCAGGAGATCGGGCTTCCGGTAAGTTCCAACGGACTGGTTCTGCCATGTGGTGCATCCGGAAGATGGGAAGCAAAATAG
- a CDS encoding ABC transporter permease subunit, translating to MKANGMQKKKMTGNGFLLLITIALFVVMYIAGMIIFADKGFAKPQMFLNLFVSNAGLLVIACGLTIVMITGGIDISVGSVTALVCMVLADLMENKGVNTYVAVLVALLIGVAFGIVQGFLVAYLDIQPFIVTLAGMFFGRGMTAIISTDMISIKNELFLKWANYRFYMPFGSTNKKGKFIPAYIPPTVVIALIIVVIIAVLLKYRKFGRKLYAIGGNRQSALMMGLNVKKTMFQAYVLDGFLAGLGGFLFCLNSCAGFVEQAKGLEMDAISSAVIGGTLLSGGVGTPIGTLFGVLIKGTISSLITTQGTLSSWWVRIILSALLCFFIVIQSVIASMKKKNK from the coding sequence ATGAAAGCAAATGGAATGCAGAAAAAGAAAATGACAGGAAACGGCTTCCTGCTTCTGATAACAATCGCTTTATTTGTAGTAATGTATATTGCTGGTATGATCATCTTCGCTGACAAAGGTTTCGCGAAACCGCAGATGTTTCTGAACCTGTTCGTATCTAATGCAGGTCTTCTGGTTATTGCGTGTGGTCTTACTATCGTTATGATCACCGGTGGTATTGATATTTCCGTTGGTTCTGTAACAGCTCTTGTTTGTATGGTTCTTGCAGATCTGATGGAGAACAAAGGTGTAAATACATATGTGGCAGTTTTAGTTGCATTGCTCATTGGTGTTGCATTCGGTATTGTTCAGGGCTTCCTGGTAGCTTACCTTGACATTCAGCCATTCATCGTTACTCTGGCTGGTATGTTCTTTGGACGTGGTATGACAGCTATCATCAGTACTGATATGATTTCCATTAAGAATGAATTATTCCTGAAATGGGCGAACTACCGTTTTTATATGCCTTTTGGTTCTACCAATAAGAAAGGTAAATTTATTCCGGCGTATATTCCGCCGACAGTTGTGATCGCACTGATCATTGTAGTTATTATTGCAGTTCTTCTGAAATATCGTAAATTCGGACGTAAGCTTTATGCCATCGGCGGTAACCGTCAGAGTGCATTGATGATGGGTCTGAATGTTAAGAAGACAATGTTCCAGGCTTATGTTCTGGATGGTTTCCTTGCAGGTCTCGGCGGTTTCCTGTTCTGCTTAAACAGCTGCGCAGGTTTCGTTGAACAGGCGAAAGGTCTTGAGATGGATGCGATTTCATCAGCAGTTATCGGTGGTACACTTCTTTCCGGTGGTGTTGGTACTCCGATCGGTACATTGTTTGGTGTTCTGATCAAAGGTACAATTTCCAGTTTGATCACTACTCAGGGTACTTTATCAAGCTGGTGGGTAAGAATTATTCTTTCCGCACTGCTCTGCTTCTTCATTGTTATTCAGTCTGTGATCGCTTCTATGAAGAAGAAAAATAAATAA
- a CDS encoding ABC transporter permease — MNKSKLKKITSARLFLPIVCLIAVLLLNVIKTPDFFNVSIRNGVLYGYIIDVINRASELVILAIGMTLVTAASGGQDISVGAIMAVAAAVCCQILSGGQVSVNEYQNSIIIAVIAALLASALCGAFNGFLVARLNIQPMVATLILYTAGRGIAQLVTNGQITYIRVDSFKMAGGYIGKCPIPTPIFFAIITVLIVYLILKKTALGLYIESVGINGKAARLVGLNSTMIKFLTYVICGVLAGIAGIVASSRIYSADANNIGLNLEMDAILAVALGGNFLGGGKFSLIGSVIGAYTIQALTTTLYAMNVKADQLPVYKAIVVVIIVTLQSDVFKKYIAGLKAKKSVAVEGGQK, encoded by the coding sequence ATGAATAAGAGTAAATTAAAGAAAATAACAAGTGCGCGTCTGTTTCTTCCTATCGTGTGTCTCATCGCCGTACTTTTGCTCAATGTGATCAAGACACCGGACTTCTTTAATGTATCGATTCGAAACGGTGTACTTTACGGTTATATCATTGATGTTATCAATCGTGCTTCAGAGCTGGTTATCCTTGCAATCGGTATGACACTGGTAACAGCGGCATCCGGTGGACAGGATATCAGTGTTGGTGCGATCATGGCTGTAGCAGCTGCAGTTTGCTGTCAGATTCTTTCCGGTGGACAGGTTTCTGTAAATGAGTATCAGAACTCGATTATCATTGCAGTGATTGCAGCGCTTCTTGCATCTGCATTATGTGGTGCGTTCAATGGATTTCTGGTTGCCAGGCTGAATATTCAGCCGATGGTTGCAACTTTGATCCTTTATACAGCCGGACGTGGTATTGCACAGCTTGTAACAAACGGACAGATTACTTATATCCGTGTGGATTCTTTCAAGATGGCAGGTGGTTACATTGGAAAGTGTCCGATTCCAACTCCTATTTTCTTTGCGATCATTACAGTTTTAATTGTTTACCTGATCCTGAAGAAAACAGCACTTGGTCTTTACATTGAAAGTGTTGGTATTAATGGAAAGGCAGCCCGCCTTGTTGGATTAAATTCCACAATGATCAAATTCCTTACTTATGTTATTTGTGGTGTTCTGGCTGGTATCGCCGGAATCGTGGCATCCAGCCGTATCTACTCCGCAGATGCAAACAACATCGGTCTTAACCTGGAAATGGATGCTATCCTTGCAGTAGCACTTGGCGGAAACTTCCTTGGCGGTGGTAAATTCAGTCTGATCGGTTCCGTAATTGGTGCTTATACCATTCAGGCTCTGACCACAACACTCTATGCAATGAACGTAAAAGCTGACCAGCTTCCTGTTTATAAGGCAATCGTGGTAGTCATCATCGTTACTCTGCAGAGTGATGTATTTAAAAAATATATTGCCGGCTTAAAAGCTAAAAAGAGTGTGGCAGTAGAAGGAGGTCAGAAGTAA